A region of Maribacter algicola DNA encodes the following proteins:
- a CDS encoding ASCH domain-containing protein, translated as MENASARNMWGDYLDKHLEDAFHEAPQVIHFCDNQQDADLCADLVKKGIKKATTDSLLGLQYRKEPLPKIGDFKVVTNWDGEAQCIIKLTSVKLKPYFSIDAAYAQLEGEGDKSLDYWKKVHWDYYTRELEPYGRVPRESMILVCQEFERIF; from the coding sequence ATGGAAAATGCCTCAGCTAGGAACATGTGGGGAGATTACTTGGACAAGCACTTGGAAGATGCCTTCCACGAAGCCCCACAGGTAATTCATTTTTGCGATAACCAACAAGATGCCGATTTATGTGCGGATCTCGTTAAAAAAGGAATAAAAAAGGCCACTACGGACTCCCTTTTGGGACTTCAGTATAGAAAAGAACCCTTGCCAAAAATTGGAGATTTTAAAGTAGTGACCAATTGGGATGGAGAGGCCCAATGTATCATAAAGTTAACATCGGTCAAGTTAAAACCCTATTTCAGTATCGATGCCGCCTATGCCCAATTGGAGGGAGAAGGTGACAAAAGTCTGGACTATTGGAAAAAAGTTCATTGGGATTACTATACACGGGAACTTGAACCTTATGGACGTGTACCAAGGGAAAGTATGATTTTGGTATGCCAAGAATTCGAACGCATATTTTAA